In the Pocillopora verrucosa isolate sample1 chromosome 4, ASM3666991v2, whole genome shotgun sequence genome, TTGACAGtgttcacaaaaacaaatgttcagataaaaggtccTGCTAAATTGAGTATTGTTTAGGCCCTGGCATTGTTAGACAACAGCTAAACTTCATTTTAATAACCAACCCAATGAAATCATACTTTTAAGATTATATAAACCTATACAGGTGAACTCCTCTTGTAACAAGCACCTCAAGTCAGTCCATGCTATTTGAATTctcaaatatatttatattttaaagatGAAGATTTTGTAACTTTAACGACAAGACAGTCCTTTTTTCATCAACTAATTCACCTCTCACAGATACTCATGGGATGTCATTAAATTTTAGCATTCTTGGACATGAAGGTGTTGTAGAAGTAATCAATCATCTGCGtccagatactgacattgaaaaAGGAGACAGAATAACATTTCACGTCATCAACTGTTGCAACAAATGTGAAAACTGCAGGGAAGGACTTCAGCAGAAATGCACTTCTTTGTTCAAGGTATCAATGGAatgaataaattgtttcaaGAAAAGGGGGCATTAGAGATCTGGATGAGGGCTAGGTGAACATTTATACCCTCAGTCCTAGTGAGTATGTCAGAGCCTAATGAATGTCAAACTGGAATTCAGATAaaacaattaaccctttaactcccaagatctgattgttaattctcccctccagctgctatacatttccctgtaacttagttatgagaatttggtgttaaatgaAGAAACAAcctgtacctgataagtttgaaaattctcattatcttttgctggataatgtatggatattatagggagaagttacatttcaATCACTCTTGAGAATTAAAGGGCTCAGGTTATTTCTTGTTTAGAGGCATTACATGGCACACTTGAGAAAGACACTTGACAGTTGTgatcattaaccctttcactcccaagatcttattagtaattctctttacttagATTCACTCTGGGCTCTCATTTGTTTTTACAGTATGGTCACTCTATCATGACAGAAGAATCACAACTTAATGGCTGTTATGCATCCCATATTATCATACACAGTGGAACACATGTTGCAAAAATTCCTGGTCATGTCAGAGATAATATGGCTGCTACCATTAATTGTGCATTAGCAACAATGGTTAATGTTGTGTCTGGACTTACAGGAGAAAATCCTCATCGTGATACAGTTGCCTTAATTCAGGTAAGCAGTTATGAAATTTTACAGGCAtgcaatgcaaaaaaaaaagtgctctAATGGCTCAATCAATTCAGTAAAACTGTGTAATATATCCAACTGAATAAGGGGggttaagtttttaaagaaactgtgatgctgcatgggtgagagagtataacaaggtaatttggtattgtcaactgagttgataacttaaattggccactgttaagagtttaaaagcagaTGTTTTTAGAGTTAGCCCTTCATCTTTTGCTCTAAGGGAGGGGCTGACACTCGTAATGTCAGCTCTGAAactctcaaaaaaattttaaaatttattttaaacctCAAAATTTGTCAACTTGATGACTGTACAGCTCAATTTTAACTTTATAGGGGTGTGGCCTTTTAGGAATTTATGGCTGTGTGCTTCTTCAAGAAGCTGGCTTCAGGAAAGTTTACTGCTCTGATATTGAACCCAAGAGACTGGAAATAGTTCAAAGGTTTGGTGGAATTCCTGTCATAACAGGTAAGATAGGCTTTTTTACATTTCTCCTTGTGGAAATCCAATGTAAGCGTCGGTGATAAAATCATTAGATCAAAGTTAAAGGTGAATATGAAGTGATGTGATATAATTTGATTGCTTTGTGATGATTAAGCTCCTTCCAAGGGCAGTccatttaattaacaaaagGTATATTATAAATAAGTTATAGCATGATATTTCTCATCATATCAATCCCTTTTTGGATTTATTCTTGACATTTCCACTAAAATTTTACCTTCCACAGTGTTAACAACAAATTCACATAAGGAGAGACTTACTAGTCCACATAATTTCCAAATTTATAGATGGGAGCCCTCCAAGTGATCCTGGTGACAACTCTGTTGATGTGGTTATAGAAGTGAGGAACTTTTATTACTTCATACTGAAAGTTATGCATTTTAAATCAGTTTACACTTTTTGGAATCTAACCCTTccaacccctaagagtgatgagcatctaatttctcccaacattttcacccctaaatcaaacattaagttcatgagaataaagaaatgatcagaaactcaagaagctcttgattgtttgacaagtTCTCCTATTTAGGAATTGTTTAAAGATtagtatggagaacttgcataccgatgttagggtgtagaggttTTATCCATTTGGTAACTTATTGACTGTAGTTAGTTGTCTTAAATAATAGAGGATTATTCCAGgcattgtttttcaaaattcatcaaattgcAGTCTGAGATGTTGTGTATTTATTTGCAGGTTTGTGGATTCCCAGGAGTGATACCTGATGGAATAAGACTCCTTCGCACTGGGGGTTTGTATGTGCTTGCTGGTATGGTACATCCAAATTCCAATTTAGATATCACTGGTGAACAGATCATAAGAAAGTGTGTCACTATTAAAGGTAAGTATCAAAGGATGCTTGAACTTACAGTGAGATGTCTACTTGTTTATCAACGGCCTTTTGACTCACtctctattttcctttttcttttcattgatcATCATCAGGAATTCACAACTATGGTCCACAACATCTGGATGAAGCTGTTTCGTTTCTGTCCAGAACATGTAATAAATATCCATTTGAAGAACTCTTCAGCCCATCTTTCAAACTCACAGATTTTGAACAAGCCTTGCTGCTCTCCAAACAGCAAGTGTTCAACAGAGTTTGCGTGGAGCCCTGAGGGACACTCTTGTTTCCTGAGTCTTTGTTCCCTTTCATTACCTCAACTAGCACCTGTTGCACTAAATAAGGATAACAGAGGCTCTGAGAGTGAGACTGCACTTTATGGAGGGTTGGGTTGgagaaaattatcttttattaAATTGTCCCATATTACTGTGCTAGACATAACTATGGACAAAATATCCAGATTGTAAAATATGAAGTCAGGAATCAAAAATATACTAAAAAACAATTAgtataaatatatattgaaTGGTCAAATCGAAAAGTtcaaataattaattcaaaacaatatttattagAACGACGGGCGCTACCAAAGTATCACTGAAAGATGCCTTACATTTACCAAAGATATAATTACTAACTGATTGCTAACAGgattgcaaacttaaaactgaTCAATTAAATGTAGTGTTGAAACGTAGGGTTTGGTCACCTAGACTCCCGCGCAAGAGCCTCCCGTTAAAAGCGCGCGGCAAACAAAATATACCTAAAAGATGCATCTATATATtgagaaaatgatgaaaaaagcaAGACAAAAATTAGTGTTTTGATTGGCATCGACAGTGTTCACTGGATTATTTATAGTCTCTTGATTTACTCTCTGTTTTCGgccttttcttaaaatttatcgTAATTAGGAATACAGAACTATGGTCTCCAACATCTGAATGAAGCTGTTTCGTTTCTTTTCAGAGGTTGAAGTAAATATCCCTAGGGCTACCAGGAACTCTTCAGCCTACCTTTCAAACCGACAGATTTCGAACAAGTCTTGGAGCAATCGAAACAGCAAACGTATTACAGAGTTTGTTATGCCTTGAGAGGAAGTAATTATATTCGGGTTGTTCTCAAAGCTCACTGTACTTCGTTGCTCGTTGCTTACAAAACTTCCTGTGTCAGCTAAAATTATGCGATGTTCATAGTGACATAGTTACTCTACATTTATTTTAGTCTGTTACCCATTCCTTTACGGCCAAGGTCAAATCCCTAGCCAAGCATTCCCTCGTTATGATTTAGCTGCCCACAAAAACGAGGACATCAAAACAGGATACGATACCTCTAcctacttttcctttattgctaaaaataaaacactacTGTCAAGCAAACAAAATATTACGGGTATCTTAATCAGATCTTATGgtgaaaataacaattttgagCGTGTCCTTGCGCTAACTACTGTTATTAAAGTTATTTCAGCAGCGGTGTGGTTCTCAACCTACTATATTTAATGGCTTTGCTAGATGCGACCTTCACTTTTCATTCTGTGCGTGTTTAATATACGCTACATTACCTTGATTGTTTCTTCACAACGAATAAGAAAGATCAAGCGAGAATCTGAATGTAAAACGTTGCTTATCATGGACGAAAacctttatttgttttgatcgaGAGAGAAACTGGTTCAGAACAATGAATTGCAAGATTTAAGGATGATATGAAATTTCGTAACTTTGAGCTTTATTTCTCGACTGGAATATTTCATTCCTGTCCATAAACTCAGTGAGCCATAtcaaataaacacatttttGGCAACACACAACAACTTCCAATTAAAGGCAGGACATGCATTCAGAACACAATACGCTTTATCTCATAAGTTATGACAACAGGGATGTAATTACTTAAACAACTTCCGTAATCTACATTGTAAAAGCTTAGGAAAGAACAAAACCTCGTGCTTATCGTCCCAAAATAACcgaattttgattaaaatttgatcAATAAAACTcactttttgttaaaatttttttattcacgTGGAATCGCGATGTGTAAGATCAAAGAAAACCTCGCCATAACAAACGGAACTCTACAATTAAGTTTAAGGAAAATAACCCAATGAAATACCCACCTCCCTCCACGCAACATGCATGTGTGAGGAAGTTTCTTTGTTCGTGTGAAATTTGTCGGACttgaacaaaaatatcaatttagaagttttttttcaaaggaacaCCGGTAGTTTTTGAATAAACTTTACCGGTAATGTTTTGGTGAAGCTGATTAAAACTTCCACATGAGCACCTAACCGTTTTTCTACGATGTCCTGCAAGATTCCAATAGTTCAAGTCTATCATTTTTAAGGAAGTTTCACGTCCATCTGTTTGTTTCCGTAACGATGGAAGAAGAATGAGTACACGTTTCGCTTCAGCGAAGCCGAACAGACACGTATAACTCGTAAATATTCACGGAAGTTTTTGTTATAAGCATACCTGCCCTGCGTATTTTTGTGATAAGGTCACGTTTCCCGTTAATTGCCCACTGTAACTGTTTCCACATTGCTGTAAGGAAGGGCAAACGCACGCTCAAATGTCCTTCCTTTCTCACTTAAGGAAGCAGAAACCGGTTATACTTTAGTAACACTAATCGGGATGATCCTGACTTGCTGAAACTACCCTTAAAGGTCGTTTTCCATCAACaaatcaaacattttgataTTATTAGTTTCTTTCCACTTGGAATATTAAAGAATAATATCTAATAAAAAATCTGCCAGTTCTGTTTCAGAACTCGGATAACATCCTCGAATAATAAAAATCTTCCTTCCCGTGAAACagaaactgaaattttcttttgggtAACGGATAAGAGGGGAAAATCCGTTTTAGAAACATTTCCCCTAAGTACGGGAACAGAAACAACTAAAAATTGCGCACGTTTGTATACAACTCCAAAAAATGTAGATAAAGAAGGATAGATATGTTATGATTTAAAATGAGACACTCCTGTAATAGATTTACACCAAGCGTACAAATAGAAGCTAAAATAATACATAAGCTACGGACGTAAAAATCTGATTTAaggactcttttttttttcgagtaaAAGCGGAATGCTGAAAATATCACGatcatttttctttgaggctTGATTATTTCTGATGAGTTGGTCAATCTACTTTGTAGATGACAATCAACTGTCTAATATTtgataaagataaaaacatttataaataaaGCATAGTGTGAAACATAATGTGAAAACCAATCAGTGACTGAAAGAGAGGATGAAGTAATAGAAACAGTTCGACTCCCCACCAATAAATCGggagctttccttttcttcaacTCCAAATAGATCCACTCGATTCCTATTTCCGCTTCGGGAAGTTCTTAGCCGTTTCAAATCATTATCAATCATGAGAGTTTTTGGCTGGTCTCTCTtaaaaatatgataacaaaTACACAGTGAAAATTTTGTTGAACGAACGGAAATATAGTTTCTTCTAAGTTGTCATTCATAGatattgcaaacaaataaaaggaaTTTTAGCGGTTCATACATGAGAGTCACTCGGGGGGCAATATGCACTCAACCGCGCGGgggaaagcaaaacaaaaaataatatctatcaaaaactttcaaaatacgTTTTAAAAAGCCGCGAAGCCAAGGGCACAAAGCTCAATACTACGATTTATTAATAATATTGTGGGTTTTTGTGATATAGACGTGATGTCACGCTGCAAAGTGTATTATTTGACGAACTTTGTATCATGTTGATCAAAGTATTTTATGGTGTAATCCTCTTTCAGAATTGCTATAGCATCTTACGATTTGTTTAGGAGTCTTTCAGTAAAATGACATCGTAATGACGTGTTTTCTGACggatttttcttcaaatgtatTTTAGTGACGAAAGCTGGAATATGTGATAATTTTGGAATacttcttttcagtttttatcagCAAACGTAGTCGTGACTCGAAGTACATAACATGACACCGGCTGACATCTTTATTGAAACGTGTCCAATGCAACGTGCACGTCTAAAATATCTCGAGAGTTCCGTGAGTACTTACACGTacgaaatattttgaatatggCTGTTCTTCCCCGTAATTAGACAACAGTTTGGAATAAACGACACGTTTGAATTATTTACGAGCAAATCGAAACGATTTATTTTTGGAGGAAGAAGTAAAAATAGCCGTATGATAGATTTTGTCTGAAATGTGAAACATTTCATGTAACAACCGGAACTGAAAGAATAGTTCGTTCTTACGTCATCCGTACTTGGGCCACGTGAGGATTATAAATACGGCGGCGGAACGGTTTCCGATCAGTTGTATTTTCACGAAGTAGTGAGTGGGTTGCGAGATTTAGCTGACGGGCCATCTGCCTCTTTGCATTTTATTAAAGATGGCTGACGATCAGAGGGAAGAAAGTTTACAAGGGAAAAACGCAGAGAAAGTTGAAGCTTCGCCAAAGTTGTTGTTGAACGGACAAGAAGTCAGTTCCACCGCTTGTTCTGATCATGACGTAGCGGGTTCGTCGCATTCAGAAGATGAAGTCGATCGTAAATATCGGCGCTCTCCCGTCGATTCCCACTCCGACAACGATGGTAAAGATGGAACTGAACCTTTCCAACCTCCTAGCGATGAACTGGCGGAGAAAATTGTGTCCCAAGTCGAGTTTTACTTAGGCGACGATAATCTTGCTAAAGATGCCTTTTTGCTCAAGCATGTCCGTCGTAACAAAGAAGGTTACGTCAACTTGAAGCTTATAACGTCGTTCAAGAAGGTAAAAACGCTGACAAAAGATTATAGAGTGGTCGCCGAAGCCCTGGAAAAATCAAAGGAGCTTTCGCTGAATTCAGAGAAGACAAAGGTGAGAAGAAATGTACCCCTTCCTTCAGAACTTCTCGAACGTAATCCAGGGAGAACTGTTGTTGTCACTAGATTAGAGAACGCGACAATGGAAGGTGTAAGCGAAATCTTCTCTAAATGCGGGGAGATTGAATTAATCCGCATCATTCGGCCAGGAAAACCAATCCCTGCTGATTTAAAGTCTTACTTTGCCAAACATCCGGAACTCGAGAAGGAAACAACTGCGGTTGTAGCCTTCGAAACGATGGCCGCAGCTGCCCGTGCGTGTAGTGAATTGTCGAAGGAAGGCGGCATGAAAGTGGTAGAACTTGGCAAACATGGCGCCAAGAAGGAGAAATCAAAGTCCAAGACGAAATCCAAAGAAAGGGGAAGCGACGGTGGGCGAGACTCAGACGAGGAACACGACGATTCTAAAAAGAAACGCcgaaacagaaagaaagataaaCGTGTGCAAGAGCTAATGGGCAAGAACTCAGATGATAGCTTGTCAAGTTCTTGTTCTTCAGATACAGATAACTCCTACTCATCATTTAGTACCTGTCGACGCAGGTATAACAGTGGTGGAAGTCCAACACCAGAGAGGGCAGGATCACCCACTACCAGCCCACGAACCCTGGGCATAGGTGCCCGCCGATCACCACAGAGTAGTCCAGAACTTCCCAGGAAGCTTGCCAACATTTCTGTCAAGGAAGGAAGTAACAGTGCTCCTAACAGCACTCCTAACAGCCCATGGTCTCAGCGCCGCAAGTTTGGATCACCAAACAGCAGCCATTCTCAAAAATCCAGCCCACTGGTTGACTCTACTAGTCCACGACATAGGATGATTCAGTTGGAGGGAGTCCAAAGACTCCCTAAAGGTCCTGATGGTACCAGAGGCTTCCATGCAGGCTTTGGACGTGGCAGGCCCATAATAGCAGTTGCTTAGTGTATTTACCCAGAGGATGTAATTTATTGAGGCTATGgacaattttatgaaattaagaatGCATATGGTTGTTTGGGTAACACATTTAGGCTAACCTATTTTATTTGTATAGGGCAAGTGTGGTTTTTCCAGGGAATTAGAACAAATTGTATATAGCACAGAGAAAACATCTTTGAAGTTCAGTATGTCTAAGCTCGATACAAAATTTGAGGTTAAAAATATAAGTTTCTTCTCTTATGGTATTAGTTGAAAAGATAGGGAAGTAGATGTAGTTTGTCTGAAATATGATCATCAATTTATAGGAAAATTGTGACAAGATTTCTTAAATCACCAGTCGGTTTGTCATCCATAGgaccttttttgttttaatgtagAAATTATTGATGtgcaaaatcaccaaaaaatTATGCTGTATATAttgcttgaagtttttcttcttgaatTGAGTGATTGTTATTCCATGTTCTTTGTCTAATGCTCTTTTTGAGTACTTTGAACTGAAGAATAGCACTATTACTATTGTAAATAGTCTTTATGTCACTATTTATGGTTGACTAAGGATTGATTGCTAATTTGGAACTGCAAAAGCTGTGGACTAAGCATTAATGATGTAAAACATCTCAACTTTAAGGTAGAGCTGTTTGCATCCTCTAGCAATCAACATTTGGTCAACTTTTGAGAAATACaaagatcatttctttttctggGTTTTTTTGGTTTGGGTGTAAGTTAAGAATAATGTATTCCGATTTGAATTTGGGAAGTGCTGTAAATAGGACCAGAGAAAAAAGAATGTAGCAGATTTACAGgagttttttaacatttaatttctctatTTTACTATGTTTccagttcctttttttatctttttttgtgaGGAATCTCTGTAAAGGAGGAAAACTATGTTGTATTATAATGCCTAGCtataaatttattcaaattgACCTCTATTTGTGACAAATAAATACATAACTATATCATAGACAGGAATTGTCTTTGGTTTTTgtaatttcattgttttctaacaatTAACTTATTCTGCTggtaaaactttgtaaatttttatcaaaGGAATATTATTTCATTGGATATTTCTTGCATTCAGAATAAGATAAATTCATGGGCATAGTAACTTACCTAAGGCATATAACTTGAAAAATTAGCAGAATGGTAGAAATCCACCAGTAACTTCTGCAGAAATTCATAAGACTGGTTGGTTATAGGTTTGGACTATCATTAGACCTTGAGACTCCTTTAAAAAAGGGGCCATTTTAAGctgtgaatgttttttttccagagttATATTTGAGCCTTCTTGACATTTCACAAATTCGATGTTTATTTATTGTGCATAACTTTACTGAAAAAGGCCTTTAAAGATGGTTTTGCCAAGCAATGACTTGACTTTGTTTCTTAAAAGAATTGGGTAGTTGGTAGCAAACACACAAACCAGATTAAGTGCAAAATGAGTTTAGAACATCCAAACTCTGAATTTAGTATTCATTTTTGTATGTAAGCTAGTGTCTATGAGTGACTTTATATGCATTAGATATCCATTTTTCAATTACCAGTATTCATTTAGTGGTGTGAAACACTTGGGACATTAAactaatatgaaataaatgctTGATACTTGTTGTCTGTTACTTACAATAGGAAGTTTGACCAATGAAAGTAAAACTACCAATAACATGTCTTATTGACAgcgtaaaaaacaaaaaacattagAGTATTTAATCAGTGTTGTGAACCTGTACATTTTTTGGCATTAATGCCATAGGGGTCTCTAAATTTGGACCTCATGTCAGGTAGAATCAGCACTTAAAATAATACCGCATTATGGAAATGAATGGTTctgataatttttacttttgtgcACTCGGGATTTAACACAAACTTACAATAACTGGTAGGTGGGATGCCCCTCAT is a window encoding:
- the LOC131779102 gene encoding L-threonine 3-dehydrogenase; the encoded protein is MSHMSNTARRLVFLGTQAEPCLIHEEVPIPKLKPGEILGKLRMATICGSDLHTISGKRKEQTPSILGHEGVVEVINHLRPDTDIEKGDRITFHVINCCNKCENCREGLQQKCTSLFKYGHSIMTEESQLNGCYASHIIIHSGTHVAKIPGHVRDNMAATINCALATMVNVVSGLTGENPHRDTVALIQGCGLLGIYGCVLLQEAGFRKVYCSDIEPKRLEIVQRFGGIPVITDGSPPSDPGDNSVDVVIEVCGFPGVIPDGIRLLRTGGLYVLAGMVHPNSNLDITGEQIIRKCVTIKGIHNYGPQHLDEAVSFLSRTCNKYPFEELFSPSFKLTDFEQALLLSKQQVFNRVCVEP
- the LOC131779101 gene encoding la-related protein 6-like, with protein sequence MADDQREESLQGKNAEKVEASPKLLLNGQEVSSTACSDHDVAGSSHSEDEVDRKYRRSPVDSHSDNDGKDGTEPFQPPSDELAEKIVSQVEFYLGDDNLAKDAFLLKHVRRNKEGYVNLKLITSFKKVKTLTKDYRVVAEALEKSKELSLNSEKTKVRRNVPLPSELLERNPGRTVVVTRLENATMEGVSEIFSKCGEIELIRIIRPGKPIPADLKSYFAKHPELEKETTAVVAFETMAAAARACSELSKEGGMKVVELGKHGAKKEKSKSKTKSKERGSDGGRDSDEEHDDSKKKRRNRKKDKRVQELMGKNSDDSLSSSCSSDTDNSYSSFSTCRRRYNSGGSPTPERAGSPTTSPRTLGIGARRSPQSSPELPRKLANISVKEGSNSAPNSTPNSPWSQRRKFGSPNSSHSQKSSPLVDSTSPRHRMIQLEGVQRLPKGPDGTRGFHAGFGRGRPIIAVA